The following coding sequences are from one Streptomyces sp. NBC_00536 window:
- a CDS encoding DUF3105 domain-containing protein: MASKSSSTQDHSRKARIADMRRAEKSRDRRNKILVVTASTVLVAGLVGFGGYMLKKQMDKKDAPLAFTMDKVTGVASWDAKKLGRTHVDTPVTYPMNPPVGGDHSPRWMNCNGDVYKNPLPEVNAVHSLEHGAVWVTYNDKAAKADVDALAAKVAKTPYTLMSPDKKQSGAIMLSAWGKQLSVDSAKDPRVDTFFSTYVQGAQTPEPGAACTSGLDQK; this comes from the coding sequence ATGGCGAGCAAGTCCAGCAGCACCCAGGACCACTCCCGCAAGGCGCGGATAGCCGACATGCGCCGGGCTGAGAAGTCCCGCGACCGGCGCAACAAGATCCTGGTCGTCACGGCGTCCACGGTCCTCGTGGCGGGCCTCGTCGGCTTCGGCGGCTACATGCTGAAGAAGCAGATGGACAAGAAGGACGCCCCCCTGGCCTTCACCATGGACAAGGTGACCGGTGTGGCCAGCTGGGACGCGAAGAAGCTGGGGCGCACGCACGTCGACACCCCGGTGACGTACCCGATGAACCCGCCGGTCGGCGGTGACCACAGCCCGCGCTGGATGAACTGCAACGGCGACGTCTACAAGAACCCGCTGCCCGAGGTGAACGCCGTCCACTCGCTGGAGCACGGCGCGGTGTGGGTCACGTACAACGACAAGGCCGCCAAGGCGGACGTCGACGCGCTCGCGGCGAAGGTGGCCAAGACCCCGTACACGCTGATGAGCCCGGACAAGAAGCAGTCCGGCGCGATCATGCTCAGCGCCTGGGGCAAGCAGCTCAGCGTGGACAGCGCGAAGGACCCGCGCGTGGACACGTTCTTCAGCACCTACGTCCAGGGCGCGCAGACCCCGGAACCCGGCGCGGCGTGCACGAGCGGCCTGGACCAGAAGTGA
- a CDS encoding DUF998 domain-containing protein has product MSTNGTRRVAALIGLGAAAYTAWVLEVVLSTGLNPIETYVSELAAQDQPLGGVFRATDFTAGLLAFAGGLFALLRLRAHAGSRRPWAVIGWAGVTLFGAATAADAWLPLSCAPTVDPVCASRETAGLVPATHQAHAISSSLAMTGALVGIVALTVAARRYGWWAPLARYGPGLVALELLATVWTLSAIALFTAGRGTWALGAGQRLQVLFVALWLGLLAYSVHKERRT; this is encoded by the coding sequence ATGTCCACAAACGGTACGCGGCGCGTCGCCGCCCTCATCGGCCTGGGCGCCGCCGCCTACACCGCCTGGGTGCTCGAAGTCGTCCTGTCCACCGGCCTGAACCCGATCGAGACCTACGTCAGCGAACTCGCCGCCCAGGACCAGCCGCTCGGCGGCGTCTTCCGGGCCACCGACTTCACCGCGGGCCTGCTCGCCTTCGCGGGCGGCCTGTTCGCCCTCCTCCGGCTCCGCGCCCACGCCGGATCCCGCCGCCCCTGGGCCGTCATCGGCTGGGCGGGCGTCACCCTCTTCGGCGCGGCCACCGCCGCCGACGCCTGGCTGCCGCTCAGCTGCGCCCCGACCGTCGATCCCGTGTGCGCCTCCCGCGAGACCGCCGGACTGGTCCCCGCCACCCACCAGGCCCACGCCATCAGCAGCAGCCTGGCCATGACCGGAGCCCTCGTCGGCATAGTCGCGCTGACCGTCGCCGCGCGCCGGTACGGCTGGTGGGCCCCGCTCGCCCGCTACGGCCCGGGGCTCGTGGCCCTCGAACTCCTCGCCACCGTCTGGACCCTGAGCGCCATCGCCCTGTTCACCGCCGGGCGCGGGACCTGGGCGCTCGGTGCGGGCCAGCGGCTCCAGGTGCTGTTCGTCGCGCTCTGGCTCGGCCTGCTCGCGTACTCCGTCCACAAGGAACGCCGGACGTGA
- the glnA gene encoding type I glutamate--ammonia ligase, whose product MDKQQEFVLRTLEERDIRFVRLWFTDVLGFLKSVAVAPAELEQAFDEGIGFDGSAIEGFARVYESDMIAKPDPSTFQILPWRAEAPGTARMFCDILMPDGSPSYADPRYVLKRILNKTSDLGFTFYTHPEIEFFLLKDKPLDGTRPTPADNSGYFDHTPQNVGMDFRRQAITMLESMGISVEFSHHEGAPGQQEIDLRYADALSTADNIMTFRLVMKQVALEQGVQATFMPKPFSEYPGSGMHTHLSLFEGDRNAFYESGAEYQLSKVGRSFIAGLLRHAAETAAVTNQWVNSYKRIWGGSSRTAGSGGEAPSYICWGHNNRSALIRVPMYKPGKTGSSRIEVRSIDSGANPYLTYAVLLAAGLKGIEEGYELPAGADDDVWALSDAERRAMGIEPLPQNLGEAISLMERSELVAETLGEHVFDFFLRNKKQEWEEYRSEVTAFELRKMMPVL is encoded by the coding sequence ATGGACAAGCAGCAGGAATTCGTCCTCCGGACGCTTGAGGAGCGCGACATCCGCTTCGTGCGCCTGTGGTTCACCGATGTGCTGGGCTTCCTGAAGTCCGTCGCGGTCGCTCCCGCGGAGCTGGAGCAGGCCTTCGACGAGGGCATCGGCTTCGACGGTTCGGCGATCGAGGGCTTCGCCCGGGTCTACGAGTCGGACATGATCGCGAAGCCGGACCCGAGCACCTTCCAGATACTGCCGTGGCGGGCGGAGGCCCCCGGTACCGCGCGGATGTTCTGCGACATCCTCATGCCCGACGGGTCCCCGTCCTACGCGGACCCCCGCTACGTCCTCAAGCGCATCCTGAACAAGACCTCCGACCTGGGCTTCACCTTCTACACCCACCCGGAGATCGAGTTCTTCCTGCTCAAGGACAAGCCGCTGGACGGGACCCGCCCGACCCCGGCGGACAACTCCGGCTACTTCGACCACACCCCGCAGAACGTCGGCATGGACTTCCGCCGTCAGGCGATCACCATGCTCGAATCCATGGGCATCTCCGTGGAGTTCAGCCACCACGAGGGCGCGCCGGGCCAGCAGGAGATCGACCTGCGCTACGCCGACGCCCTCTCCACGGCCGACAACATCATGACCTTCCGCCTGGTCATGAAGCAGGTCGCCCTCGAACAGGGCGTCCAGGCCACCTTCATGCCGAAGCCGTTCTCCGAATATCCCGGCTCGGGCATGCACACCCACCTCTCCCTCTTCGAGGGCGACCGCAACGCCTTCTACGAGTCGGGCGCCGAGTACCAGCTCTCCAAGGTCGGCCGCTCCTTCATCGCGGGCCTCCTCAGGCACGCGGCGGAGACCGCGGCGGTCACCAACCAGTGGGTGAACTCCTACAAGCGCATCTGGGGCGGCTCCTCCCGCACCGCCGGCTCCGGCGGGGAGGCCCCCTCGTACATCTGCTGGGGCCACAACAACCGCTCGGCCCTGATCCGCGTCCCGATGTACAAGCCGGGCAAGACCGGCTCCTCCCGCATCGAGGTCCGCTCGATCGACTCGGGCGCCAACCCCTACCTGACCTACGCCGTCCTCCTCGCGGCGGGCCTCAAGGGCATCGAGGAGGGCTACGAACTCCCCGCGGGCGCCGACGACGACGTCTGGGCCCTCTCCGACGCGGAACGCCGGGCGATGGGCATCGAACCCCTCCCGCAGAACCTGGGCGAGGCCATCTCCCTGATGGAACGCAGCGAACTCGTCGCCGAAACCCTGGGCGAGCACGTCTTCGACTTCTTCCTGCGCAACAAGAAGCAGGAGTGGGAGGAATACCGCAGCGAGGTCACCGCCTTCGAACTCCGCAAGATGATGCCGGTGCTGTAA
- a CDS encoding DUF6153 family protein — protein sequence MTDPAPSTPRAARWSRVLLLAALLLGIVTMHTLGHPDDSPAGQDAPAAHSVAHGTGGAHGMPPAHGTPVPPAAGKTAVRGPAGGRMAMDPMSVCLAVLLAGISLLSVLALARTAAPAAARRTVRGDRARGGPDPPTGRELLTRMAVLRV from the coding sequence ATGACGGACCCTGCCCCCAGCACGCCGCGAGCCGCCCGGTGGTCCCGGGTGCTGCTGCTCGCCGCGCTGCTGCTGGGCATCGTCACCATGCACACGCTGGGCCACCCGGACGACTCCCCTGCCGGACAGGACGCACCGGCCGCCCACTCCGTTGCCCACGGGACGGGCGGGGCCCACGGGATGCCCCCGGCCCACGGGACGCCCGTACCGCCGGCCGCCGGGAAGACCGCGGTGCGCGGGCCCGCCGGCGGCCGGATGGCGATGGACCCCATGTCCGTGTGCCTGGCCGTGCTGCTGGCCGGGATCTCCCTGCTGAGCGTGCTCGCCCTCGCGCGGACCGCGGCCCCGGCCGCCGCGCGGCGCACGGTCCGGGGCGACCGGGCGCGGGGCGGGCCCGATCCGCCCACGGGCCGTGAACTCCTCACCCGCATGGCGGTGCTGCGCGTATAG
- a CDS encoding multicopper oxidase family protein: MRSPHTAPPALPTRRAVLGASAAVAGSALLAACSSGSGGSGMNHGSMDHGSMGNGSTGNGSSPAPAPGGYVDPAGPEVRAAEAARKATGPVTEVKLTATAGTLDLGAGRTVRSWSYGDRLPGQEVRATAGGTLALTLANHLPQATSLHWHGLALRNDMDGVPGLTQRDIAPGASFTYRFAVPHPGTYWFHPHSGVQQDRGLYAPLIVEDPKEPLSYDKEWVVVLDDWLDGIDGSTPDAVLAELRKGMGGGTGKGSDGGHAGHDMGAMTASPTGPASPASPTGPSRMLMGGDGSAVLGKDTGDVGYPHYLVNGRTPDDPSVFTARPGDRIRLRIINAGGDTAFRIALGGHELTVTHTDGFPVEHTKTGSLLLGMGERYDVLVTAGDGVFPLTALAEGKGAAASALALLRTGGGAAPTAATRPAELAGPPLAADRLRAAGGVALADRAPDRTVRIKLTGGMAAYDWAFDGKPYTADQRHPVKAGDRVRLEFNNSTTMWHPLHLHGHTFALGGRPGGARKDTAVILPGATLTADFDADNPGLWMLHCHNVYHADAGMMTVLGYQR, encoded by the coding sequence ATGCGCTCTCCGCACACCGCTCCCCCTGCCCTCCCCACCCGGCGGGCCGTGCTCGGCGCCTCCGCCGCCGTGGCCGGATCCGCACTGCTCGCCGCCTGTTCGAGCGGCTCCGGCGGCTCCGGCATGAACCACGGATCCATGGACCACGGATCGATGGGCAACGGCTCAACGGGCAACGGCTCGTCCCCCGCGCCCGCGCCCGGCGGTTACGTCGACCCCGCCGGCCCCGAAGTCCGGGCCGCCGAGGCGGCGCGCAAGGCCACCGGGCCGGTCACCGAGGTGAAGCTGACCGCCACCGCGGGCACGCTGGACCTCGGCGCGGGCCGGACCGTCCGCTCCTGGTCCTACGGCGACCGGCTGCCCGGCCAGGAGGTACGGGCCACCGCGGGCGGCACCCTCGCCCTGACCCTGGCCAACCACCTGCCCCAGGCCACCTCCCTGCACTGGCACGGCCTGGCCCTGCGCAACGACATGGACGGGGTGCCGGGGCTCACCCAGCGGGACATCGCGCCGGGGGCGTCGTTCACGTACCGCTTCGCCGTGCCGCACCCGGGGACGTACTGGTTCCACCCGCACTCCGGGGTCCAGCAGGACCGCGGACTGTACGCCCCGCTGATCGTCGAGGACCCCAAGGAGCCCCTCTCCTACGACAAGGAGTGGGTGGTGGTCCTGGACGACTGGCTGGACGGGATCGACGGCTCCACCCCGGACGCCGTCCTCGCCGAACTCCGCAAGGGCATGGGCGGCGGCACGGGGAAGGGAAGCGACGGCGGCCACGCGGGCCACGACATGGGCGCCATGACGGCCTCCCCCACCGGACCCGCCAGCCCCGCCTCCCCCACCGGCCCCTCGCGCATGCTCATGGGCGGCGACGGCAGCGCCGTCCTCGGCAAGGACACGGGCGACGTCGGCTATCCGCACTACCTGGTCAACGGGCGCACCCCGGACGACCCGTCGGTCTTCACGGCCCGCCCGGGCGACCGGATCCGGCTGCGCATCATCAACGCGGGCGGGGACACGGCCTTCCGGATCGCCCTCGGCGGCCACGAACTGACGGTCACGCACACCGACGGCTTCCCCGTCGAGCACACGAAGACGGGCTCGCTGCTCCTCGGCATGGGCGAGCGGTACGACGTGCTCGTCACGGCCGGGGACGGGGTGTTCCCGCTGACCGCGCTGGCCGAGGGCAAGGGGGCGGCCGCCTCGGCGCTCGCGCTGCTGCGCACCGGCGGCGGGGCGGCGCCGACCGCCGCGACCCGGCCCGCCGAGCTGGCCGGACCGCCCCTGGCCGCGGACCGGCTGCGGGCCGCCGGGGGCGTGGCCCTCGCCGACCGGGCGCCCGACCGGACCGTGCGGATCAAGCTGACCGGCGGGATGGCGGCGTACGACTGGGCCTTCGACGGGAAGCCGTACACGGCGGACCAGCGGCACCCGGTGAAGGCGGGCGACCGGGTCCGGCTGGAGTTCAACAACTCCACAACGATGTGGCACCCGCTGCACCTGCACGGACACACCTTCGCCCTCGGCGGGCGGCCGGGCGGGGCACGCAAGGACACCGCGGTCATCCTGCCCGGGGCCACCCTGACGGCCGACTTCGACGCCGACAACCCGGGGCTGTGGATGCTGCATTGCCACAACGTCTACCACGCGGACGCCGGGATGATGACGGTGCTGGGGTACCAGCGCTAG
- a CDS encoding DUF4190 domain-containing protein produces MDLSKPSTEPEGTPAPAPSAPSAPSAPSVHDAATMIGTPAVAPQDAVPPQPAAPAPAPSAFAPPSPSPFGAPGAPGAQPYGQPPQQSPNPWGPPAGGYVNMPYPGVAAAPQNNGMAIAALVLGILSVPLGFIPFFFWGGALLALVGIGLGIAGMVQASKGAPRKAMAVAGTVLGVLGLCAAGAGTYFTGRIVSKIDDQVNKGLPPSHSTPYDDEYDDEYPSPSPSTKVDVPGKTSALPFGQTFKYDDGVEVTVKEATGYAPEPNKYDPDRPKFAAKVTVTITNNAKDKVELRAALPSARDDKGLESKRMYDFKVESPFSGSLLPGQSATGVFAFGLPEGTKAIQFEIAPGIGKYDGAIWSGPLG; encoded by the coding sequence TTGGATCTGAGCAAGCCCTCGACGGAACCCGAGGGCACACCCGCGCCCGCCCCTTCCGCGCCCTCCGCGCCCTCCGCGCCTTCGGTGCACGATGCGGCGACCATGATCGGGACCCCGGCCGTGGCCCCGCAGGACGCCGTGCCCCCGCAGCCCGCCGCGCCCGCGCCCGCGCCCTCGGCGTTCGCGCCGCCGTCGCCTTCGCCCTTCGGCGCGCCGGGCGCGCCCGGCGCGCAGCCGTACGGCCAGCCGCCGCAGCAGTCCCCGAACCCGTGGGGCCCGCCGGCCGGCGGGTACGTCAACATGCCCTACCCGGGCGTCGCGGCCGCCCCGCAGAACAACGGCATGGCCATCGCCGCCCTCGTCCTCGGCATCCTCAGCGTGCCGCTCGGCTTCATCCCGTTCTTCTTCTGGGGCGGCGCGCTGCTGGCGCTGGTCGGGATCGGCCTCGGCATCGCGGGCATGGTCCAGGCATCCAAGGGCGCCCCGCGCAAGGCGATGGCCGTCGCCGGTACGGTGCTCGGCGTGCTCGGCCTGTGCGCGGCGGGCGCCGGCACGTACTTCACCGGCCGGATCGTCAGCAAGATCGACGACCAGGTCAACAAGGGCCTGCCGCCGTCGCACAGCACCCCGTACGACGACGAGTACGACGACGAGTACCCGAGCCCGAGCCCGAGCACCAAGGTCGACGTCCCCGGCAAGACGTCGGCGCTGCCCTTCGGCCAGACCTTCAAGTACGACGACGGGGTCGAGGTCACGGTCAAGGAGGCCACCGGGTACGCGCCGGAGCCCAACAAGTACGACCCGGACCGCCCGAAGTTCGCGGCGAAGGTGACGGTCACCATCACCAACAACGCGAAGGACAAGGTCGAGCTGCGCGCCGCCCTGCCGTCCGCGCGCGACGACAAGGGGCTGGAGTCGAAGCGGATGTACGACTTCAAGGTGGAGAGCCCGTTCTCGGGTTCGCTGCTGCCGGGCCAGTCGGCCACCGGCGTCTTCGCCTTCGGTCTGCCCGAGGGCACCAAGGCCATCCAGTTCGAGATCGCCCCCGGCATCGGCAAGTACGACGGCGCCATCTGGAGCGGCCCACTCGGCTGA
- a CDS encoding CBS domain-containing protein: MTTAGEIMHPGAQWIPATETLDRAAQLMARLGVGALPISDVNERLCGILTDRDIVVGCVALGHDPSKITAGDMAQGTPRWIDAGADVSAVLDEMQSHRIRRLPVIRDKKLVGMISEADLARHLSDEQIAGWAEAVYARG; the protein is encoded by the coding sequence ATGACCACAGCCGGAGAGATCATGCACCCCGGGGCCCAGTGGATCCCCGCCACCGAGACCCTGGACCGGGCGGCCCAGCTGATGGCGCGCCTGGGTGTCGGCGCGCTCCCGATCAGCGATGTGAACGAACGGCTCTGCGGGATCCTGACCGACCGGGACATCGTCGTGGGCTGCGTGGCGCTGGGCCACGACCCGTCGAAGATCACGGCCGGGGACATGGCGCAGGGCACCCCGCGCTGGATCGACGCGGGCGCGGACGTGTCGGCCGTGCTCGACGAGATGCAGAGCCACCGGATCCGGCGGCTGCCGGTCATCCGGGACAAGAAGCTGGTCGGGATGATCAGCGAGGCCGACCTGGCCCGCCACCTGTCGGACGAGCAGATAGCGGGCTGGGCCGAGGCGGTCTACGCGCGGGGCTGA
- a CDS encoding DUF305 domain-containing protein: MISAVSGGTADAADGAGRPPGVSSPDAGFARDMAVHHQQAVEMSFIVRDRTQDEAVRSLAYDIANTQANQRGMLLGWLDLWGLPKVTPADPPMSWMGGSTDSADSMAGMDMPSTDGHSPDTHAMGGAVTKPGALMPGMATKEELAQLGTLQGRDAEVLYLQLMTDHHKGGVAMALGCAKLCRTPAEQKLAQGMAEAQQSELALMADMLHKRGAAPRP; the protein is encoded by the coding sequence ATGATCTCGGCCGTGAGCGGGGGCACCGCGGACGCGGCGGACGGCGCCGGGCGGCCGCCCGGCGTGTCCTCCCCGGACGCGGGGTTCGCCCGGGACATGGCGGTGCACCACCAGCAGGCGGTGGAGATGTCCTTCATCGTGCGCGACCGGACCCAGGACGAGGCCGTACGCAGCCTGGCCTACGACATCGCCAACACGCAGGCGAACCAGCGCGGGATGCTGCTGGGCTGGCTGGACCTGTGGGGGCTGCCGAAGGTCACGCCCGCCGATCCGCCGATGTCCTGGATGGGCGGATCCACCGACAGCGCTGACAGCATGGCGGGCATGGACATGCCCTCCACCGACGGGCACTCCCCGGACACGCACGCCATGGGCGGCGCCGTGACCAAGCCGGGCGCGCTGATGCCCGGCATGGCCACCAAGGAGGAGCTGGCCCAGCTGGGCACCCTCCAGGGCCGGGACGCGGAGGTCCTCTACCTCCAGCTGATGACCGACCACCACAAGGGCGGGGTCGCGATGGCGCTGGGCTGCGCGAAGCTCTGCCGGACCCCGGCCGAGCAGAAGCTGGCCCAGGGCATGGCCGAGGCGCAGCAGTCGGAGCTGGCCCTGATGGCGGACATGCTCCACAAGCGGGGGGCTGCGCCGCGGCCGTAG
- a CDS encoding alpha/beta fold hydrolase — protein sequence MRYEGFVRSADGVPLHVLVEGRGPVCVLGAGLGLCWFDWDQVAALLAPHRTVVRFDRPGHGLSAPAAAPPTAAGEARRIAALLDALGPAGRAPATVVGHSIAGFHAEAFARLHPARTAALVLLDSSVEEAPRPPLLPAAVRDAAARVLGRAVTAAGLPAALGPLLRRAGVRASRTGGADPAARETVRRCYRTGRVWRGTLRENSRYPDLAAEVLALRADHPLAAPVTVLAGYDGSARPGALRWLGRQADLADRLGARFEVAEPSGHMVMLDRPDQVARAVLDAPSAQPRA from the coding sequence GTGCGTTACGAGGGCTTCGTCCGGTCCGCCGACGGGGTGCCGCTGCACGTCCTCGTCGAGGGCCGCGGCCCGGTCTGCGTGCTCGGCGCCGGGCTCGGGCTCTGCTGGTTCGACTGGGATCAGGTGGCCGCCCTGCTGGCCCCGCACCGCACCGTCGTCCGCTTCGACCGCCCCGGCCACGGGCTCAGCGCCCCCGCCGCCGCGCCGCCGACCGCCGCGGGCGAGGCCCGCCGGATCGCGGCGCTGCTCGACGCGCTCGGCCCGGCCGGGCGGGCCCCCGCCACCGTCGTCGGCCACTCCATCGCCGGGTTCCACGCCGAGGCCTTCGCCCGGCTCCACCCGGCCCGCACCGCCGCGCTGGTCCTGCTCGACAGCAGCGTCGAGGAGGCGCCCCGGCCGCCGCTGCTCCCGGCCGCCGTGCGCGACGCCGCCGCCCGGGTGCTGGGGCGGGCCGTCACCGCCGCCGGACTGCCCGCCGCGCTCGGCCCGCTGCTCCGCCGCGCCGGGGTACGGGCCTCCCGGACCGGCGGCGCCGACCCGGCCGCGCGGGAAACCGTACGCCGCTGCTACCGCACGGGCCGGGTCTGGCGCGGAACCCTGCGGGAGAACTCCCGCTACCCCGACCTAGCCGCCGAGGTGCTCGCCCTGCGCGCGGACCACCCGCTCGCCGCGCCCGTCACGGTCCTGGCCGGCTACGACGGCTCCGCGCGCCCCGGCGCACTGCGCTGGCTCGGCCGCCAGGCGGACCTCGCGGACCGCCTCGGCGCCCGCTTCGAGGTCGCCGAGCCCTCGGGGCACATGGTCATGCTGGACCGCCCGGACCAGGTGGCCCGGGCGGTCCTGGACGCACCGTCCGCTCAGCCCCGCGCGTAG